The genomic stretch CCAAGGCCTTTATCGGAATACACCAGAACGACTTCCGGTGCCTGAAATGCTGTGCCAGGTGTTAGATTCCAGCTGAACTCTTCCTGATTGATTCCCATTACCATACGTACAGCATCGAATTGAGTACGTTCAACCTGTCCGATAAAATTACCGGAATAAACAAAATGCATTCCATAGACTTCTCCCTGCTCCTGGGTTGTTCCGGGAGTTAGGAGTGCTATAAAGGGGTGCTCCTGATGTCCTGACTCACCTTTTGCAGAAGAAACCAGCTGCTTACCGTAAGCTACAGGATTCTTCTGAATGTGGCGTTCTCTTGCCCAGGAACCATGAAGACTTAACATCTGATATTCCTGATTATCCATATCCAGGCAGGCACTATAGATTTTCTCCAGTTTCAAATTCTGGTTACCTTCATTTACAACCTTTACACTTCTGGTTATAATATCATTTTCATAAAATGCGGAATAGGAAAGAATTACTTTTACACCTAAAATTGTATCTGTACAGGAAAGTTCAAGTGTTTCTACCTCCTGTTCACTGCCAAAAGAACTTGGAAGACCTTCCATTCCTGGCTTGCCCTTTAATATTTCATGAGAAGTATAGAAAATCTCACAACCCATACGTCCCTCTTCGTTTCGTATGTTCAGGCAGCTTTCACGGTAATCTCCCACTCCGCCGGTAGGATATTCCATAGGGAAGAAATCAAAAAAAGAAGCCTTTTCTCTCTTTCTGACACTGGGTGTAAAGGGATTTTCTTCTGTTCTTAACAGATAATTACCTCCTGCATGCTGCAGACGTTTTCCGTAATAAATATGCCCAACATATCCTTCAACCGTAGTACCAAACATATATGTGGTATTTTTCGTGTCCAGTTTGAAGATTCGCTCTTTTTCAAGATATTGAATTGCCATTTTCTTAACTCCTTTTTAATTATTCTACAAATTATAGGATGATTTATTTCTGTAGCTTTAATTAGTTTATAACAAATATTTCAGACAATAGCAACTTAAATTTGATTTTGTTTTAATCATTTTTCACTTAATTTCAAGCTAAATATTTTCTACAAACAGGTAAATAGAGAGTAATTCGCAGAAAGCCTAACAGCTTCGATGACAGTTTATCAAAGAAGCTGTTAGGCTTTCTATTATGCAATTCTATTCCTAAAGACGGCTATAACGAATTCACTAATATGCCTTTGCCCACTTGTATTTTATCTATAGCAAATACCAGCTGATAATTATATTACTCCAGCGTAAACATCCAGTTAACACCGAACTTGTCCTGTAAATTGCCATGAAGTCTGGCAAAAAATGAAGGGGTTAGTTCCATTGATACTTTTCCACCCTCTTTTAACCTATCCCAAGCTCGCTTTATCAGTTCGTCATTACTGGTAGTTAATGATATATACATATTGTTTCCTACTCCAGGAGTTTGTCTGCTGTCAGCACACATTACCTCCACACCTTCGATGACAATACGTGAATGCAATACAAGGTTTAAATCATTTTCTTCCATTGGGAATCCAGAATTAGGAGGTATATCTCCATATTTTTGCATATTTGTTACTTTTGTATCAAAAGCCTTTTCATACCATTTTAAAGCCTCTTCACAGTTTCTGTTAAACAGCAGATAATGACCTAACATAACAACCACTCCTTTGGATGAATTTTCCAGCAGTATAGACCTTGTTTTTTTAGATTTATACTACCCAAATAATATCTCACTCATACTGCTTTTATTCACACATGATTGAATTAATGCCATTGAATGATAAATCAGGTTGGATTGCTTGTATCCTGTTTTGTTTGTTGAAATCACCCTATTTCCAGAATGCCTCTCACAGAGATACCTATAG from Anaerocolumna sp. AGMB13020 encodes the following:
- a CDS encoding VOC family protein; protein product: MLGHYLLFNRNCEEALKWYEKAFDTKVTNMQKYGDIPPNSGFPMEENDLNLVLHSRIVIEGVEVMCADSRQTPGVGNNMYISLTTSNDELIKRAWDRLKEGGKVSMELTPSFFARLHGNLQDKFGVNWMFTLE